caggtctGCGCGGTTGAACTGGAACACAGATCAATACCAGGGAAGAGAGTTAATTGACCCAAAGTTCGATTTTAGTGCCACTTTGTGGTATATTGCCTATACTGTTTTTCGccaaaaaatatcacaaaatgaAATTACTTCTATGAAACCGTCAATCTTTTAGATAGGctacttaatgaaaaataatagtttgtcaataatagaaaataaataatagaagtTTGTCAAGTAAGATTAGTCAATAACAAACCCTATTTTTAAACCACAATTGTGCATCTTAATTAACTaattagcattattaaaaacttGCATCAACCCTTTGGTAGTCAATACAGATGCAAAAAATATGCAATACAAGATAGAAGAAGAATCTTTCCAGCTGAAAACCAGAGAAGGTCCTCATTACTGATAACTAAACTTTTCTGCAATAACTagtattgaaattatttttctttcaggtCTATGTGGTAGAACTGGAACATGGATCAATATCAGGGAAACGAGTTATTCGCTTAGACGGTGAAGAAATCTACCGTAAAGACTGGATGTTTCGCTTAGTAGGCACTGATATATTCTACATCGGTGAAAACGAATGTGCCATCAATATCGATTCGATAAAAGGGCTAAAATTCCGCTACACTCTTACAATGAACGGAAAGCCATTAGAAGCATTTACGGacatacaaaataaagttttaaaaacgTGGTGCCCCAGCGATGATACCGTTGTTGTACTAGACACACAAAAAATAGAGATCTATGTAAATGGCAATGCTGTTGAAATGGAGTCAGAATTTACAGAAGAGGGTTCAGAGATGAGATTCTTCTTAACGAAAGGGAGAGAGGCCACGATTAAGATAGTTCAAGACGACAAAGAGTTGCAATATTATCTTAAAATTGATAAACAGATAATACCCCCTATTATAACAAGTGACTAATTGGACACGGTAATATCCACCCTTTCTTATCTTCTGTACAAGTAAAATCAaatgtatgtctgtctgtgtacCCTTGTCTGTGCATTCACAACTACTACAGCGTTCATCCGATCACCAAGaagctttaagaaattgttgAGCATACTCTTGGGAAGATTCTAGGTGAAACAATTTCTTCCCCATCCCAAGACCCACCTAatctttcaaatactttttttgaaattagagacATCTGATAACGAATACTTTGAATAGATGGCACTGGGGCAGTAAACCGCTAATAATACTAATCTAATTttccaaaactttttaatttaaaatacgaTCGTTATTAAAATACGGGAGAATTTTTCGGGGCAGAATTTTTCCATGGGGCTGGAAATTTTCTTCAGAAGAGGGGGGACTTTTCGACAAAAAAGCTCCCCGCAGGGgtaatttttcatataattttaaattttaaaacatgatCCTGATCATacggaggggggagggggtacttCCCGCACGGTAGAATTTTTAAGGGGATTTTCTGCAGAGAAAATTTACTGTGGAAGGATAACGGCGATTTTTCatggcacaattttttttttgggagggtgaAATATTTCTTGGGGAATTTCTCGGGAGGAATCTTTCGCAGAAAATCTTCTtggggagaaaatttttcttgaatttccttTCTTCTAAGATTCCATCGACGCCTGACGCGTAAGCTAATTATTAAAATCTTTTcctattaaaattataaaggaATTACCTTCAAAGGACCTGCAGATAAGGAAGTTtgtatatcaaaataaaaataatagaaacgaCTCAGAAAATATTCGCCTTTCAAAACTATtcgtaaaaataatctttttttataagcCTGACTCTGGCACCCTAATCATTCCTGTCGTTCTAAATTCAAAACAAGGGCATATAATTCTGTGATGTTGGGAGACAAAGAGATCAATCGAGTAgaaagcttcacttaccttggtagtattattaatatCGACGGTGGGGGCagcgaagatgttaaaaatagcatagccaaggctcagtgtattttttttacaattgaaaaaaaaacctggaagAACAGGGAAatgaagaataggaagaaaGTCTGCGAACGAAGATTAAAACATagaaagctacagtgatggcagTAGTCAAATACAGCTCTGAACCATGGGCACTCCAATAAGCGGATAAAAATTTGGTAGatgtttccagagaaattgcctacgggtTGTTTAGGGTACCCAGCTgaatgaccgtatttcaaacagtaggctgtacgaaaagtgtggtccAATCCCTTTTTCTAGGTCTATAATGAATTAAAGGTCGAGAAAGCTAGGGCACGTCTTGCGGAGGAAGGATGGCAGGTTGCCAGATATTGTCCTTTTGGGTTTACCACCTAGGACTAAATAGAAAGCAGGGCTTCCACAGTGAGAGTGGGAGGATTtcgtaaaaaaagatttaagggaaaagggaacttcctgggagggtgttaaGAGaagggctttgaatagattagagTGGAGGAGGAGCACGCGTagctgttggcctcaggcggtttggtgctgcgtTATGTTGTTTACAATAAAGTAGAATCCTATTCTACATTCCCCCGTTGATAAATGTGGATAGGACACAACTCTGCTTAATTGGCAATTCCacatcaataaaaacactaaCCTCAAATCCTACCTTTGATCAACTACCTCAATATATAGATACAACTACATCAGACAACTACCTCAATAATAGAAAAACTACCTCAAATTCAGCAATATCGTTCACGTGCCCGACACTAGTCACTTTGATGGTCTTTGATCTATCAACTGAGTGAAACATCTACTAATTAGTTATAAAGTATATTATgattcaaacatttttcaatcaTTAGCTTAAAAGCGAAATTCATGACGATACATCCTCTTTCCGTCTCAGAACTatactcttttttcaaatttgtatttataaaaTCTCTAAGTCTAATAAGCATCACGACACTAATTAATTCACTTCCTACAGAAATCAAGCCAGTGTCTGTAATTACCACATttactcttgtcacctttcttataaaggGGTTTAGTTGAggttttaataaatttcattaaattgcgttcaaaaaatgaatgtgTTGAACAGCCGCTATTCGAAATTACTCTTCAATCGTTCAAGGTTCAAGCCCCCCATAAATTAATGTAAAGGGGGCAACGAATTCTATTCTTATGAAGCTAACAAACAAGGGAAGGCCACGCCTTCCTCTCACTCTGAACTAATAACTATTTTGAGCAGTTACTGGAGAGGGcttcaataataaaatgaataagaaaaatattaaggttATAATAAGATGTAATAAGAAATAACACTAAGATGAATATGTATAACATGTATAAGATGTATATGTATTATATGTATAAGATGTAATATGTATTATATGTATAAGATGAAATCCTATGAATAAGATGAattatatgtatgtataaatatataaatgtataataAGGTGCATAACAATAAGATGaacaagaaaaatacaaagatGTTCTGCTTTGGCGTCAATAGGGCTTTTATCCCTGTTCACATTATCATCCCAAAATTAAGGATGTCTATTGCTTACACCAATAAGATAAGCAAATATACACACTAAGACAGGAATTCAGACTACAGACTCGATGGCAATATATTATTGAGGTATTTATAGCTTTCTAGCACATGTACGTTCTATAAGAAACACACTTACATTTCTAAGTTCATCTAGGGTCATACTATTTACTCCTTCCTTTAAGTAGGCCAAATCCATTTCTCGAATGTAATAAGCTTTATCTGTAAGTCGGGCCCGCCTCCGAAATCCAAACATTGGTGATAGTCCGTGAACACGTAGAAgattgttctaaaaaaaataaattagaagagATAAGCAAGTCCAATGAAAGTGGTAAAGTAAGAATATTTTATAGGTGCCATTTTAAATCAAAGACAGAAACAATAACATCTTGATTATAATAAGTAGGTGTAATACAATAAAGATACAATATACAATGTATGATACAATATAATAAGggaagcaactttaaaacttaggATTTACAATGCCCGAACATGAATTGTGTAGGGTTAGTAAGAATGTTTAAAGCTCAACATACCCgacacttaaaaaaaacgcttatgacaaaaatgtcaaaattataGAAGAAGCTCAAAGATAATTATTTCACTTAGAAATGCTCTATAAAGCTATGGAGATTTTATTTAGCACATTTTGATACATAgaggtaaaaaaattaataccagTAGGCTAAAATCTTCCTGTCTAAAGAATCAAACAAGCTGAATTAGAAACAAAGTTTAGTTCCCAGCACCACCTTCAAGAACATACCTTAAGGAAATCTTTGATTAGCCCCCCAAGAAATATTTCAAGATCCCcctaattctttatttttaataaagctaggtgattttctgtatttttaaatagttaCCAACATTCTTGCCTCCAGCTACACTCCTACAGGTGCTAGAATTCGACTGCACAgcttactgcagcaccaaaccatCTGAGGGCAAACATTAGTTGCACAAGCTCCTCGTTCAGCCCACTCCTATAAGAACATCACTCCCACTCCCTCCtactttctttaaatatttccttatggCTCTTCCCACTCCATTCAAAGGAATCCTACTTTTTGTATAAACACGACAAATTcgtataaaaaacaataaaagtatGCTGACTAAAAAGCCCAAAGACAAACTAAAATagcaacacatttttttttcaaagaaatgtaaagaggGATATTAAAGCTTAGATCGTGTAGATATTAACTCATATAAGAAATACAATTTGAAATAAACAGAAGTTGATGAAGAGTTATACCCATAACTGACTGGAAATATACCGAATAAACATGCTATACTGAGTCCCCCTAGACCACCTCCTTCAAAGCTAGAGAGCTATTTGTGCACTTACTGAAAAAGAtgtatatttcaaaagtgtttctATCTTTTATTATACCAGCGAAGACCATCTAAACACAAGTAAAGATCAAAAAACAACcacaaatattttaatagtTCAAATGTAGTTTATCGAAATTAACtttgtttcaccaagtttctctttattttgctttgaaaaactgaaaaaaatttacatttaagtTTCAGGTTAGGTGCAACTAACCTCTCTGCAGACCGCcgaattttagttttcggaaaCACTAGAATACGTCCTTGGGTACTATTGTGGTACtactaaaacacaaaaatatatttgcaatttATATGCTATATTGTATGCAATAAATTTATGTCAAAAATTCACAAGCAgtccaaaaaacggaaaaaaaggaTGAACTACGACATAAGATTGAACTTTCATCcaaaattttttgctttaatattccaaccatcttttttttacttacttttaaaaattgtaaaaaaaaaaaaatcaggctcAAAGCAATCAGGCTcacttttattcaattttacgtGTAATATATTTTAGAGACGCTATAAAAAGAAGCATACCTTACGCCCAGACAAGAAAAGAGTCACAGGTGTACCTAGGTGGAAATCCTGCCTATAGCCTAGCTCACGTTGATTCTAATTTGCATATGCTATCTTTAAATTTGCTGTTAAATAAATAAGCATACCTTATGACTAGGCCAGAGGAGATTCAGATGAAAAGGACGATCAGAAAATAAGGGCTTCACAGAAATAATTTCATTGGTAGTTGGGTGCATCCCACTCCCAAGCTTGTAtaggatattttgaaaattactgcGGAGGTCTTTATCCGAAATAGAATCAACTCTGGCTTGAAGGCACctggaaaaaatttcaattttttttttatagcacaAATATAAGCTCAATCCGTGgccaatttttggtaaaaaaaaaaactcggcattcaattttattttcaggcataaaaaaagaattacaagTGTTACCCCTTTAGTTAATCATTAATGCCATTAATTGGGTTTTTTGTTAAAAAGACTATGGTGAAgtgtttttacaaaatttttactttttttgttacgCCTGAGAAATGAGGAAGCCGTTCAAAGCCAAAAATTAAGAAGAACAAAAACGAGGCTTGACATGGAAATACTGTCATAAGACATTGACATAACATGACATGGTAGCATCAACAACTGACATATTGGTCATCGACAATTTAGACTGACATTACATTGACATGTTGGTCTTTGGTATACTcctgggaggggaggggggctgaagTGATTTCATTCAGTATTGTATGTATCCTGAATCAAAACTTGGTAGCTCTGGCAAATCCTCCAGTAAACTGCAAGGAGGGTTTATACCTCCACCAGAAAAAGAGACTAGAATTTCCAGAGTCTTCCAAAACCTCCTCAGGATGTTTGTTAAGACTGATATAAAGGAGGTTGTAAAAGTCGAAGAAAAATAGAGGGAAAATGCTGCTGAACTAAAGCGACTAAGTTCGCAGGtaaaatatgtcaaaaatagataaataagaaAGGAAGTTTCATTGgttataaaaaatgtaaaacaggATAGAAGAGTaaagttaaaatgaaaatagaaaagttAAATGTAAAATCGATAAAcagaaaagtaaataattaaagaaaatagaatagaaatagaaatttcacggcaacttcatcattttcagttttctatatagtaaaattagttttttattttatttaacggCGAATATGCGGGAATACTTATTACAGTTTACTCAATATAACGATACTTAAGGCAGAGTACTTgagaaaattagaattttttcggGAGAGGCAATCCTTTATTTCGTTAAAATGTCTGTCACTAAATTCCTAGTTCTCATGATGTACATATTATTACGCTGTAGGACATCCCCCCCCTAGTAAGTGAGCATCACTATGAAGGAAAGGTCGGCATAGAGTAGTCCTTACTTACATAAGATCAGCTTAAAATACTGAAATATTAACtgaggttttgattttgggtcgTAAAAGTTGTTTGAAACTGagcatttttgtcaaaaattgcagaaaaatttttaaactaatttttttttctaataattttcgATTGGAGTTACAGTCATTACGCAATTTATAAAAGTTGACATCCTGGAATTTATATTAAAACAATAGAATCCGACCCTCGGTTTGGAGTCCTTGTTGCGTCTTCGTTCAAGGGCCTAATTCCGATCAGGTACTGACGCATGTGTTATGCTTTGTAAATATGTAATGTAATTTGATTCAAGTGTTATTTTGTAATGTAAGTTTGGCCCCGTTTCAACTTTtgtacagactttttttttttacctaacaACGGGGGTTTTACCAAACGAAAACTGGGTTGAAAATCAGTCACGGCAATGACagacaaaacaaagagaaaagagaCATACTCAAGATCTATTATAGAATAAGAATTTTGGAAAAGTGGTTTAacttacaaaattatttaagatgaaacaaaattaaatagtcATAACTTCTGACCAGGTGATTCATACATTAAGATAAAAAGAGACAATCCATAAATTTCTTTGTCATTTCTTAGAAGACTTCAATTAATTAGTTGCATACACACTTTCTCACTCCGTTCAGGTGAAACACCGAACAGGTAGTTTTCCCTGTGTTTAGCGAGGAAGCCCTTGAAGCATTTGCGAAAGACCAACGGATTAAATTTTCACATAGAAAAGAGAGAGTTTAGCCCTTTATTCACCTTTCTGACAGTTATAAACAACCAGCGCCACTCCCTTCCTTGGGTATGGCGTAGGCGTATATCGTACAAAGCGTATCAAGTTGATGTGCACCCTAATCTAAGTgcaaaaaagtctaaaaaatcgGTCaagcttcaaaaatatttcctactagctgttggggtaccccacacctagttggtggggcgcttcgcgccccccccaagcccccccgcgcgcgtaagtcgttacgcgccatattagttacgcgccatattagttacgcgccattgtagttgtgtccctgtgtcccacctgtgaatatagatagatttatatatgtgtttcaaactacgtaaaaattgcgaatatacaacattcttggctttcccattgtctgtccatatacaaagccgtatgtactaataatgacgtcatatgcaaacgctctttttacaaacaaacaaacatgcatacacacaactcgtttttatatagatagatagatagatagatacaatacaaattaactacgtaaaacttgtgaatatacaacagtcttcgctgtcccattgtctgtgcgtataaatagattgtcaggtttaccgaccctcaaagatgcaacatacaattgtacattggtaaagcaatctgtattaagatctataccgcatttttctagtgattgcccttgagctttgttgatggtggttgcaaatgctaatcgaattgggaattgcaatcttttaaattgaaaaagcagatccgttggaatcatgggaatgcgaggaataagaacagcctcaccctcataaggccctgtcaagattgtggcatctattaggttttccattgtttttttttacggcaagtcgcgtgccattgcaaagctttggtgggttgatatttcttaaaagtattattggtacgcctatttttagttgtagcaggtgtggtggacaccctgaaggatctatggaatttaagaattcagatggataattaaccgcttcatttggttccgaaatacaaattaactgcgtaaaacttgcgaatatacaacattcttcgctgtccaattctcgctgcatataaatagattgtcaggtttaccgaccctcgaacatgcaacgtacaattgtccatgggaaaaacaatcagtattaagatcaataccacatttttctaatgattgaccttgagctttgttaatggtgattgcaaatgctaatcgaattgggaattgcaatcttttaaattgaaaaggcagatctgttggaatcatgggaatgcgaggaataagaacagcctcaccctcaaaaggccctgtcaggattgtggcctctattaggttttccattgtttttttttacggcaagtcgagtgccattgcaaagctttggtgggtttatatttcttaaaagtattattggtacgcctatttttagttgtagcacgtgtggtggaaaccctgaaagatctatggaatttaaaaattcagatggataattaaccgcttcatttggttccaaaactgtgtcgactgacttgtaaatgactgcctggtcttgaatcttggtcaaaacaatattgttgatttcgtggacgtctatatttttgggtgcgagaatcgctctttcacttagccatttattatttttataattttttagaatattcggaaatacttttttaatcaattcatttttggacgtcactaaattacagaaatcagcaggtagttgtatacgtcctgaaattgagtctactgggagctttccgtttcccattgccagcaattgatctgaaaatgtttgaccagagtcatcgttttgcaatcggacacgcatatttgtagttaattttaatgtttttacgtgtgcccataaattagaatttttcaggcaagcattcatttcgtctgcaggagttgatctaggtattataggtaatgtaagcctgtttccctgctggtcttttgattcctcggcacgccttcttttttcactttctcttttagcagcaagtctgcttctgcgttgctctggtagttcctcggcatgctttctgttctttctttctctatcagcctcaagcctgtttccctgctggtcttttgattcctcggcacgccttcttttttcactttctcttttagcagcaagtctgcttctgcgttgctctggtagttcctcggcatgctttctgttctttctttctctatcagcctcaagcctgtttccctgctggtcttttgattcctcggcacgccttcttttttcactttctcttttagcagcaagtctgctttcgcgttgcactggtagttcctcggcacgctttcttttctgactttctctatcagcagcaagttttttggcatagactctttgagcatcttcatcagtcattgta
Above is a genomic segment from Artemia franciscana chromosome 15, ASM3288406v1, whole genome shotgun sequence containing:
- the LOC136036492 gene encoding fas apoptotic inhibitory molecule 1-like, which produces MVNNQFLKMGKGDSYIARWNVPLPDKVYVVELEHGSISGKRVIRLDGEEIYRKDWMFRLVGTDIFYIGENECAINIDSIKGLKFRYTLTMNGKPLEAFTDIQNKVLKTWCPSDDTVVVLDTQKIEIYVNGNAVEMESEFTEEGSEMRFFLTKGREATIKIVQDDKELQYYLKIDKQIIPPIITSD